Proteins encoded by one window of Anaerosalibacter sp. Marseille-P3206:
- the hslV gene encoding ATP-dependent protease subunit HslV, with amino-acid sequence MMMGTTIIAIKKGNNIAIAGDGQVTMGDKTIMKSSAKKVRKIYNDKVVIGFAGSVADAVTLAEILEEKLEQHGGNLKRSAVELAKEWRRDKVLRRLEAMLVAGDGENLLLISGNGEVIEPDEGIIAIGSGGNYALAAGKALIKHSDLNIEDVALESLLIASSICVYTNDNITLEII; translated from the coding sequence ATGATGATGGGAACAACTATTATTGCAATTAAAAAAGGAAATAACATTGCAATTGCTGGTGATGGTCAAGTAACTATGGGTGATAAGACCATCATGAAGAGTTCAGCAAAAAAAGTTAGAAAGATTTATAATGATAAGGTTGTTATTGGTTTTGCTGGCTCTGTAGCTGATGCGGTAACATTAGCAGAAATATTGGAAGAAAAACTAGAGCAACATGGTGGCAATTTAAAAAGAAGTGCTGTTGAATTAGCTAAAGAATGGAGAAGAGATAAAGTTTTAAGAAGGCTAGAGGCTATGCTAGTAGCTGGAGATGGAGAAAACCTACTATTGATTTCTGGTAATGGTGAGGTTATAGAACCAGATGAAGGTATAATTGCTATAGGTTCTGGAGGAAATTATGCTTTAGCTGCTGGAAAAGCTTTAATTAAGCATTCTGATTTAAATATAGAAGATGTTGCTTTAGAATCGCTATTGATAGCATCGTCAATATGTGTATATACGAATGATAATATAACCCTTGAAATTATATAA